ACTTCCCGAAATAGTTCTTCTGGAGTCTGTGATGCAATCATCCTTGTAATACGCTCATCGCTGTATCCGCGGGATGCTTTTAATCTTTCTCTTCGAATAGATTCTTTCGTATAAATGTACCACATTTCCTGACAGATATCTTCATATCCTGACTCTGGCAACAGAGCTGACTCAATCACAAACAGTGGCGTATCTTTTTTCTTTTCCTCTATAATCCGACGGGTCACTTCCACCTTCACCTGGGGATGAACAATTTCATTTAACATTTCCAGTTTATCCGCATCTTGAAACACAATACTGCTTAAAACAGGTCTGTTCAGCTCACCATCTTCTCCTACCACCTGTTCTCCGAATGTTTCTACGATTTTTTGAAAGCAAGGCTTCCCGCTTTTTTGTAATTCTTTTGCTACCTCATCAAGCTGACAAACTTTTGCCTTATATGTTTTTTCCAAATATCCAAGAACCTGACTCTTGCCCGAGCCAACGCCTCCTGTAATTCCTATTACTTTCATTTCATACTCCGTAATCATATCATATATCTATGATAATAATCTTCTGTTATTTTGCTTCGTACCAGTTATTACCATTGTGCATATCTACGATCAACGGCACTTTTAATTCTGCCGCATGCTCCATCTGGTCTTTTAAAATCGTCTGCACTTCTTCTACTTCATCCTGGTAAGCTTCAATCAACAATTCATCGTGTACCTGCAAGATCAATCTGGATTTCATATTACGTTTCTTTAATTCCCTGTTCACTCCAATCATTGCTATTTTCATAATATCGGCAGCAGTTCCCTGGATTGGTGCATTCATTGCTACTCGTTCTCCAAAACTCCTCTGCATAAAATTGCTTGATTTCAACTCCGGTACCGGTCGTCTTCTTCCATATAATGTCACTGCATATCCATGCTCTTTTGCATTTTCCACAGATTCATCCAAAAATGTTTTGATTCCCGGATAAGTTTGAAAATAATTCTCTATATATTGTGCTGCTTCTTTTCTTGTAATGCTCAAATCCTGACTTAACCCAAATGAGCTGATTCCGTATACTATTCCAAAGTTTACAGCCTTTGCATTTCTTCTCTGCAGATCTGTCACTTCATCAAATGGAATATGGAATACCTGAGATGCCGTAATCCTGTGAATATCTCTTGCCTCTCGGTATGCCTGAATCAACTGTTCATCCCCTGAACAGTGTGCCAATATACGCAATTCAATCTGAGAATAATCCGCATCTACAAAAACATATCCTTCTTCCGGAACAAACACCTTTCGAAGCAGTCGTCCAAGTTCTGTCCTGATTGGAATATTCTGCAAGTTCGGTTCTGTACTGCTAATACGTCCGGTAGCCGTGATCGTCTGATTAAAGGTTCCATGTATTCTTCCGTCTGTCTGAATAAAACCTGCAAGTCCGTCTGCATAAGTAGATTTCAGTTTTGTTAGCTGACGATATTCTAAGATCTCTGATACAATTGGATAATCCGGTGCCAGTTTATCTAATACATCTGCTGCTGTTGAATATCCGGTCTTTGTTTTTTTTCCGTTCGGCAGCCCCATTTTCTCAAACAAAATCACACCCAACTGTTTCGGTGAATTAATATTAAATACCTCTCCTGCTTTGTCATAAATATTCTTTTCAAGCTCCACAATTTTACTTCCGAGCTGCTCACCATAAGTTTTCAAAGCGTCTGCCTCTATTTTCACCCCTGCATGCTCCATATCATACAAGGTAAATAATAATGGCATCTCGATCTCATCAAACAATTTTTTCATCTTTGTCTCATCGAGCTTTTTCTTTAATATTTCTACAGATGCAAATGCTGTGTACGCTTCATAACAAGATTTTGTTTTTTCATCTGCTTTTTCATCAATTATCAAATTTAACTGTTCTCTGGCAATATCTTCAAAATCATAATCATTTTTCAAAGGATTCAACAAATATGCTGCCAAAATCGGATCAAAACAATGTTCTTCTTTTTCCACAGAAATCAATGATAAATATTTTTTCAGATTACATAATACAAATGTGTCTACCTTCTTTGCAAGTTCTGTAAGCTTTCCAAACAGATAATCCATTGTCACTTCCATGTCTGCCGGAATTGTATAAATTTTTTCTCTATCATAAGCCAGAGAAATTCTTCCGTATCCGGACTCGTGTGCAAATAATGGCAGAACATTCCCCGCATCTTCTGAAATTCCGACTCCCACAAGCTTTGCTTTCATTGCTTCCGCAAATACCTGTTCAATCTCTGCTTTTTCTGTGATTTCTTTAAAATATTCTTCTACATCGTTCGAATCTGCCTCTACATCAAATCGTCCGAGAAGATTTTTAAACTGTAATCTCTGGAAATAATCATGTGCTTCCTTTGTATACATGTTGCCATGTCTGGCAGCCTCCAGATCAAATGGCACATCTGCATGGATATCAATTGTAGCAAGTGTTTTACTCAGCACTGCCTGATCCCAGAATTCATCCAGATTTTTGCTTGCTCTTGGCGGTTTTAACTCTGACACATGTTCGTGTGCATTTTCAATATTCCCATATTCTACAATAATCTTTGTTGCAGTCTTCTCTCCGATTCCCGGAACGCCAGGAATATTATCCGCGGTATCTCCCATCAATGCCTTTACATCAATAAATTCAGTTGGAGTCACGCCATATTTTTCCTTTACATCCGAAGCAAAGTAATCCTCTATCTCTGTACGTCCCTGCTTCGTCTTTGGAATCCTGATTTTGACATGTTCTGTTGCCAGCTGCAAAGTATCCCGATCCCCCGAGATAATCGCCACATCCATCCCTTTTTCTTCGCAGGAATGTGATATTGTTCCAAGCAGGTCATCTGCCTCTAAACCTGCTTTCTCGATCGTTGCAATATTCATTGCCTGCAGTACTTCTTTAATAACAGGAACCTGCTGTCTTAGTTCTTCTGCCATTGGTTTTCTTGTACCCTTATACTCCGGATACATCTCATGGCGAAATGTCGGCGCATGTACATCAAATGTAACAGTAAGATATTCCGGCTGTTCTTCATCTAATATTTTAAACAAAATATTCAAAAATCCATATATCGCATTGGTATGCAGTCCTTCCGCATTTGTCAAATCCGGAACACCGTAAAATGCTCTGTTCAAAATACTGTGTCCGTCTATCAAAACAATTTTTTCACGCATATCATCTTCTCCATTCAATGGCCTTTTAAATTCAAAAAGGCAATTCTTTCGCTTTTATGAGTATACACTAAATCCGCTTGTTTTTAAAGGGGAAGTTCTAACAGAAAGTACTCTAAAACTTGAAGATTTTTAGTCCTTCTGCTATATTATATTGCGTAATAATTGCAGTCTCTTACTCTTATAACTGCAATCCACAAATTTAGATTATTTTACCACAATAAAAGGAGACTCTTATAAATGGATGGAATTATTTTTGATGTAGACGGAACGCTTTGGAACTCAACTGATGCTGTCGCAAAAGCGTGGACAAAAGCGATTCAGGAGAATTCAGATTTAGACTTGATTGTAGATGCTCCACTGTTAAACAGAATATTCGGAAAGACAATGGATGAAATCTGCGATATTGTTTTCCCTATGCTTCCCTTAGAGGAACGCACTCACCTTGGCGACTTATGTTTTGAATACGAAAACCAACTGCTTGCCGAAGAACCTTGCCCGGTATTTGACGGAGTTAAAGAAACATTTCAAAAACTCTCCAAAAAGCACAAACTTTTTATTGTCAGTAACTGTGCCTGTGGTTATATAGAAGTTATGCTTTCTACTTCCGGTCTGGATAAATATGTTACAGACACGCTTTGTTTTGGTCAGACAAACACATCCAAAGGCAAAACAATCCGTACCTTAATGGAACGTAACAATCTAAAAGATGTTGTTTATGTCGGTGACACACAAGGCGATGCCGATGCATGCAAAGAAGCTGATGTTCCCTTCATTTTTGCAGAATATGGATTTGGTGATGTTCCTGATGCAAAGACAAGAATTAAAGACATCACTGACCTGACAACACTTTTTTAATTCTGCCGGATAATTTAAGGTGCAACAAATATTACCTTTCATTTGTTGCACCTTTTATGTATTTCCCTATTCCAATGTTTTCAATGCATCTTTCATACTCTTCACATATTCTCTGACTGCTTCATCTGCCTTGTCACCATATTTTTCAATAATCTTCACAATTGCACTTCCAACGATAGCACCATCAGATGCCGCTGCCATTTTCACTGCTTGTTCTGGCGTACTGATTCCAAAACCTACCGCCGCCGGAACATCTGTCACTTCACGTATGGATGCTACAATGGCATCAATATCTGTCTCAATATTTGTACGTACACCGGTCACTCCCATGGATGATACTACATAAATAAATCCTCTTGCTTCTTTTGCAATCATCTGGATTCGTTGTCTTGAAGTCGGCGCGATCATTGAAATCACATCCACTCCATGACTCCTGGCAATCTCATCCAGCTCTCCTTTTTCCTCATATGGCATATCCGGTATAATAATTCCGCTAATTCCAAGCTGCTCGCAACGTGTAAAGAATTTCTCATATCCATAATGAAATACTGGATTTAAATACGTCATAAACACTAATGGAATCTGACTTTTTTCTCTTACTTTCTCTACAATTCCAAAGGCCTTATCTGTTGTCATTCCTGCATGCAATGCACGGATACTTGCCTCCTGAATCACAATACCTTCTGCTGTTGGGTCTGAAAACGGAATACCGATTTCCACCAGATCCGCCCCTGCCTCTTCCATTGCAAGAATATAATCTACCGTTTTGTCTGCATAAGGGTCACCCGCTGTCAAAAATGCAATAAATGCTTTTCCATTTTCAAATACTTGTTTTAAATTACTCATAAATCTCCACTCCTCTGTATCTTGCGATTGCTGCTACATCCTTGTCTCCACGTCCTGAAAGACAGATGATTATATTTTCATCTTTCCTCATCTGTGGTGCGATTTTCATTGCGTGCGCCACTGCATGTGCACTCTCGATCGCACAGATAATCCCTTCTGTTTTTGCCAGATATTCAAATGCTTCTACTGCTTCATCATCGGTAACCGGAACATATTGGGCACGTCCGCTGTCATGTAAGTATGCATGTTCCGGTCCGATTCCCGGATAATCCAGACCTGCTGAAATTGAGTAAACCGGTGCGATCTGACCATATTCATCCTGACAGAAATAGGATTTCATCCCATGAAATACACCAAGTGTTCCTTTTGTGATAGTTGCCGCATGTTTATCTGTATCAATTCCATGTCCTGCTGCCTCACATCCGATAAGCTTTACCTCTTTATCATCGATAAAATTATAGAACATTCCCATCGCATTACTTCCGCCGCCAACACATGCAAGTACTGCCGATGGAAGTTTTCCTTCTGCGTTAAGTATCTGTTCTCTTGCTTCCTTACTGATTACACTCTGGAAATCACGCACGATAGTTGGAAATGGATGCGGCCCCATTACTGAACCAAGTACATAATGTGTGTCATTCACACGACAAGACCATTCTCGCATTGTCTCATTTACCGCATCTTTCAAAGTCTGTGTTCCACTCGTAACTGCATGTACTTTTGCTCCGAGTAATTCCATACGATATACATTTAACGCCTGTCTGTCAGTATCTTCCTTTCCCATAAACACTTCACATTCCAATCCAAGAAGGGCTGCTGCCGTAGCTGTTGCCACGCCGTGCTGTCCGGCACCGGTTTCTGCAATCACACGTGTTTTTCCCATTTTTTTTGCCATTAATACCTGACCCAAAACATTATTGATTTTGTGAGAGCCTGTATGATTTAAATCTTCTCTTTTTAAATAAATCTTTGCTCCGCCTAAATCCTTTGTCATTTTATCTGCATAATATAAAAGCGACGGACGATTCGCATACTCCTTTAACAACTGATTCAACTCCGCATTAAACTGCGGATCATTTTTATAAAATTCATACTGTTTTTCCAAATTAATCAATTCGTTCATCAGTGTTTCAGTAATGTACTGACCGCCAAATTGTCCAAATCTTCCTTTCGACATCTTAAGTTCCTCCTCGTTGTTTACTGTCACTATATTCTTCTTGCAGCTTCCACTGCTTTTTTTATCTTATCCAAATCTTTTATTCCATTTGTCTCGATACCACTGCTCAAATCCAGTGCGTAAGGTTGATTGTTCTGCAGCTGTTGAACTGCATTTTCCAGGTTATCTGGATGTAAGCCTCCTGCAAGAAAATATGGCTTTTTCAAATTTCCAATTTCTTGTAATAATTTATAATTAAACTGCTCTCCTGTTCCACCATTTCCACTGTCTAATAGTAAATAATCAACATCTGATATTTCCCACATACTAATCTGTTGCCTGGCATCCGGTTTTGTCATTGAAATTGCTTTTATGATTGGCACATCAACCGCTTTTTTCAGATCTTTCACATATGCAACATCTTCTTCTCCGTGAAGCTGGATTACATCGATTACCTGCTTTTTTGCCTGTTCGATCACCTTGTCTATATCCGTATTTACAAATACTCCAACTGCCTCTATATCGGGATTTAAATGTTGTTTCAGTCGTTCTGCCGTTTCTGGCGAAACATATCTGCGGCTCTTTTTAGCAAAAATAAATCCAATATAATCTGGTTTTGCCTCATTGACAGCCTCGATATCTTCTATTCTTTTGAGCCCACATAATTTTATTTTCATTCAACTTCACCTGCCAGCCATCTAAGTGCTGTTTTCTTATCTTCACTCCGCATAAATGTCTCGCCGATTAACACCGCATCCGTTCCATTTTCACGAAGCCGTCTGATATCTTCCGGTGTCTTAATTCCACTCTCTGATACATACACAATGTCTTGCGGAACTTGTCTGCGAAGCCGCTCACTTGTATGGATATCTACAGTAAATGTTTTCAAATCCCGGTTGTTCACACCGATAATTCTCGCTTTGCTGTTCAGTGCCCGCTGCACTTCCTCTTCCGTGTGTGCCTCAACAAGTGCCGACAAGCCAAGTTCTTGTGCAATCTTAGCATATCGTTTCAACTCTTCATCTGAAAGGATTGCACAAATGAGCAATACCGCCGAAGCTCCCAGCACTTTTGCTTCATATATCATATACTCATCAACTGTAAAATCTTTTCTCAAAACCGGTATCTGTACCTGATTTGCGATTTCTTTCAGATATGTATCATTTCCCATAAAATAGTATGGTTCTGTCAACACAGACAGTGCCGAAGCTCCTGCCGCTTCATACTCCTTTGCGATTGCCAGATATGGGAAATCTTCTGCGATCACGCCTTTGGATGGAGAAGCTTTTTTCACTTCGCAGATAAATGAAATTCCATTCTTTTTCAATGCCTGTTCAAAGGGAAATGTAAATCCCCCTTGTTTTTTTTCCTTCTCTGCGATTTTCTCTGCCTGAGCTTTTATTGTTTCCGGTGCAATCTCCTGTTTTCTTTTTTCAATTCTCTCCCTTGTTTTTGCTGCAATTTCATCCAATATCATCCTGACTACTCCTCATTTGAACACTTTCTAAACTCTTCTAGTTTTGCAAGTGCTTTTTTGCTGTCAATCAATTCTGCCGCCAACTTAATTCCATCTGCAATGCTCTGGACCTTTCCTGCCACATAAAGTGCAGCCCCTGCATTCATCAACACTGCCCTCCTCTTTGCTCCTGTCTCTTCCCCATTTAAAATGTTTCTCGTGATCACTGCATTTTCTTCCGGGGTTCCGCCTGCCAGCTCCGATTTATCTGCACTTTTGAATCCAAAATCTTCCGGTTTAATCACATATGTTTTGAACTCTCCATTTTTCACTTCACAAACTGTTGTCGGGGCACAGCTTGAAATTTCATCCAACTGATCTTGTCCATATACAACCAACGCATTTTTCACTCCGAGATTTTCAAGCACTCTTGCAAGAGGTTCTACCAATGCTTCTTCATATACTCCCATCACCTGCATATTCGCTCCTGCCGGATTTGCAAGTGGTCCTAAAATATTGAAAATAGTTCGGATTCCCAATTCTTTCCTAATTGGTGCAACATATTTCATTGCAATGTGGTAATTTTGTGCAAATAGAAAACAAATATTAATTTTTTCCAGAAGCTCTGCACTTTTCTCTGGTGGAATTGTTATCTTAACACCAAGAGCTTCCAGCACATCTGCTGCTCCGCATTTACTTGATGCTGCACGATTTCCGTGTTTTGCAACCGGAATCCCGGCTGCTGCTACCACGATTGAAGATGTTGTTGAAATGTTAAATGAATTTGCTCCGTCACCACCGGTTCCAACGATTTCCAATGCATCTACATTGTGAAGTAACTTGACGCAATGTGCTCGCATAGCTGCTGCAGATGCTGTGATTTCATCAATCGTTTCACCTTTCATACTAAGCGCCGTCAGATAAGCACTTTTTTGCACATCACTTGCTTCCCCTCCCATAATTTCATCCATTACAGTATATGCCTCGTCATAAGTCAGGTTTTCTTTTTTTGCCAGTTTCATAATTGCTTCTCGGATCATGTCGTATCCCTCTCTTTCTATTTCTTCAAAAAATTATGTATCATCTGTTTTCCATCCGGTGTCAGTATAGATTCCGGATGAAACTGTAACCCATAAACAGGATATCTTTTATGTTCCACTGCCATCACTTCACCGTCTCTGGTCTGTGCTGTGATCAGAAGTTCATCCGGCAATGTTTCTTTTTTTGCCGCCAGAGAATGATATCTTGCAACCGGAATCTGTTGCGGTATATCCTGAAATATTTTGCTTTTCGTATCTATTTTTGTAAGCGAAGTTTTTCCATGCATCAATTCTTTTGCATAAGATACGGTTGCCCCGAACGCTTCACAAATTGCCTGATGTCCAAGACATACCCCCAGAATTGGGATTTCTCCGGCAAATGTTTTCACAACATCGATACAGCATCCTGCATCTTTTGGCTTTCCCGGTCCCGGAGATAACACAATATAGTCTGGGGACATTTCCCGGATTTCTTCGATTGTTTTCTCGTCATTTCGAATCACCTTGATATCTGGATTTTCTGAACCAATCAGCTGATACAAATTATATGAAAAGCTGTCGTAATTATCAATTAGTAAAATCATGCTTCCATCCCCTTTCCTGCCTGTTCGATTGCCTTTGTCACTGCTTTTGCTTTGTTGATACATTCCTGATATTCATTTTCCGGAATGCTGTCAGCAACAATTCCTGCACCGGAACACACATAAACTACATTTTCTTTTGCATATGCCATGCGGATTGCAATACACGTATCTACATTTCCTGTAAAATCAATATATCCGACTGCGCCTCCGTAAATACCTCGCTTGCAATCCTCTAATTCATTGATAATCTCGCATGCCCGAATCTTTGGAGCCCCGGACAACGTTCCTGCCGGAAGGATGGCATCGATTGTGTCTCCGAAATCTTTGTCTTCTCGAATCTGTCCTTTCACGGTTGAACCGATATGCATTACATGCGAGAACCGTTCAATCTGCATATATTTCTCCACTTCGACCGTTCCAATCTGACTGATTTTTCCAATGTCATTTCTCCCTAAATCTACAAGCATGTTGTGTTCTGCAAGTTCTTTCTCATCTGCAAGAAGTTCTTTCTCCAATTCCTGGTCTTCTTCGTAAGTGTTACCTCTTTTTCTCGTCCCTGCCAATGGGAATGTATGTAACGTGCCGCCCTCTAATTTAGCAAGTGTCTCCGGAGATGCTCCTGCAATCTCGATGTCATTGCTTGAGAAATAAAACATATATGGTGACGGATTTGTCGTTCGAAGTACCCGGTACACATCCAAAATACTTCCTTCTATTTTTGCCTTCAAACGATTGGCAAGCACTACCTGAAAGATATCCCCCTCATAAATATAACGCTTTGCTTTTTCCACCATTTCGCAATATTTTTCTTTCGAAAAGCGAGGCGTAAATTCACTCTTTAGCTTAAGTGGAACATGTGGTGCATAATCATGGGCTTCAATCAGTTCTTTTATTTTGACAAGTCGTTGTTTTGCCTCTTCATATGCCATATCTAACGCTTCTTTTGACTTTACGTTTCCGTCCTCTTCTGTCAGTGGCATATTTACGATTAAAATGATCTTCTGCTGCAAATGGTCAAATGCAATGACCTGGTCAAATAACATCAAATCCATATCACGAAAATGTGCGTCATCCTGTGCATCCAGATTCAAAGTTGGCTCTACATATTTGATATAGTCATATGAAAAATATCCGATCAGGCCGCCTGTAAATGTAGGTAATCCTTCGATTTGTGGAGCTTTATGCTTTTCTATCACTTCACGAATGTATTTCCCCGGATGATTTGCCTGTGCTTCTGTCACCGTTTTATTTTTTATTCGAATCTGTCCATTTCTGCAACTGATTTCCATCGTTGGTTCAAACCCAAGAAAACTATATCTGCCCCATTGCTTCGCATCCTCTGCGCTTTCAAACATATAACAATGGTCACTTACTTTTTTCAACACCCTAAGAACCCCTATTGGCGTATACATGTCTGAGTACATCTCAATGCTGACCGGAATTGTTCTGTATTTTCCGGTTTGTGCGTATTGTTTGATTGTCTGTAAATCTGGATAAGTATTCATATAAACTCCTTCCTACAAGGAAATCCGCCCTTGACAGCATACACATTCTATCTGTATATACTGTCAAGGGCGGATTAAAATTCTAATTCGCGGTGCCACCTTGATTCACTGAAAAAATCTTGTCTGTCGAATATAACAAATTTTATTATCTACTTCGTTTTAATTCTTTCAGTGCACTTAGCAAGATACTAACATATCTCCGACAACTAACGTGTGTCTTCACGTCATACCATACTCGAATCGAAAGATTCTTTCCCGTATGCCCTCTGCGGTCCATTTAACACTCTGCGTTTTACCCGGCTCTCACCTTCCCGGACTCTCTGTGAATGCACGATGTGCTGTTATCTCCGCTTCAACGGTTTACTCTGTTAAATTGTTTTTATTATAAACATAGTGATTGAGTATGTCAATCATTTTTTTATTTTTTTATAAATTTTTTCAGTATGATTTTTACATCGTTAGTTTCCGATAATTTTCTACATTACCGTAATCTTTATGAATTCCATCATCTTCATATAGTGTATATTGTGCACCTTCGAATCCAATCATTTTCAAATTTTCTGTATCCAGCTCTGCCACAGATTCAGCTGTTTCTGCCAATGGAATGCATTTTCCACTTCGGATAAATAATGGCACTTCATTTAATGCAACCTCAACATAATGATTGCCTTTTTCCAAAATTTCTTCCAAAATTGTTCCGTCTGGTAAGAATTTGACAAACTTCATTGTCTCTGGAAGATAAACATAACGGCCTCGTGCATTCTGTTCGTAAACCGGTGCAATCATAATCTCATTTCCAAGCATTAACTGATCTTCTACACGAACAGCCCTCTTATCCTTTGGATATTCAAACGCCAATGGCTTAAAATACATATCGTCATTCAATGCAGCTTTCATATATTCACTGTACAAATATGGAATCAGACGATATCTGACACCTATTACATGCTGAAAATCTTCAATCTGCTCAAATTGATAACATTCCTGCTCTCTTGTGCCCTTTGCCGCATGATCGCGCATCAATGGTGTAAAGACACCTAATGCAAGGTGACGTAACAGCAAATCTCTTGTTGTATCTGCTCCAAATCCACCGAGGTCTGCTCCTGTATACAAGAAACCACACATATTCAAGGACGGCATCATTTTCAAATTTAACAAAATGTGTGACCACCAGGATTTGTTATCTCCTGTCCATATTCCACCATAGCGATGCATGCCCACATACGAAGAACGCGAGAACATAAGAAAACGTTTCTCAGGATCAATCCGTTCAAATGCTTCTCCTGCTGCTCTAGTCATATTATACCCAAACAGATTGTGCACTTTGTCATGACGCACTTTCTTTCCATTTACAAGATGATAAAATCTACGGTAATCCTCATGATTATTTGCAAGTCCAAATAATTTTCCACCTACTTCCCACAAGTTCACCTTGCCTTCTTCATCATCTGCAAATCGTCTTGCAACCTCCTTTGCTTCGGCAAGCCCTTCTTTTGAGTAGAAAATAGACGGCTCATTCATATCATTCCAAAAACCTTCAATTCCCTGCTCTGTCAAAAAACGATACTGGTCTCCAAACCATTTTCTTGCATCTGCATTCAATACATCTGGGAAATGTGTATCTCCCGGCCAAACTGCTGCCACAAAATCACTTCCGTCTTCGCGTTTGCAGAAGTATTGTTTTTCCACACCTTCTTCATAAATCGAATATCCATCTTCGACTTTAACACCTGCATCAATAATCGGTATCAAGCGAATATTTTTATCTTTCATTTCCTGTACAAATCCCGGGAAATCTTTAAAGTTTTCCTCATTTAATGTAAAATCTTTAAAATCCTGCATGTAATCAATATCCATATATATCATATCCAATGGAATATGATTCTCACGATATTTTGCTGCCACTTCACAAAAATCTTCTTTTGTCTCATATCCCCATCTGCTCTGTCCGAATCCAAACGCAAATTTAGGTGGGATATAACTACGTCCGATTGCTTTGCGGAACTGTTTTACAATATCGTATGCATTTTCTCCTTCAAATACATACAAATTCAAATCCGCATTTTCACAGGATACTTTCATTGTATCCATTCGTGTATATCCAATATCAAATGTCAATGTTGACGGATAATCAAAGAACATTCCAAATGTCTGCTTGCCGCTCACAATAATAAAATTATGTGCCGCATATAAAGAACGTTTATCTTCTGTATGTTCCGGGTCATCTGAACAGTCACTGATATAACAATATCCTCTCTTATTAATTCCTCGATTTGCCTCACCAAGACCATAAACGATATCATCTTCATCCATAATATAAGTAAATACAAATCCTTCTTTCTGTGAAATAGTTCCGTACTTTGGATTTCCTTTTGTTGCATCAACCTTCTCTACGATTGCTTCTGTGTCAAATGGATTTCCATATTCATAACGCTTCATTTTGATTCCTCCCTGTTTTTTTCGTCACTTATCTGATAAATACCTGTTTCATAATCACAGTATATCGTTATGAATTTGATATTTCTTGCAATATCCGCTATAATTATAACACAATATTGACTTTTTATAGATGTTATAAATTTAATTGATACATTTGAAAGGACTTTGATTTATGTATAATAAAACTTATCTCGATACTTCCTTAAAGGAACATGCAACTCACGGAACCAAAAAGCATCCTATGATCGGACTCCACTTTGAATCAGGAAACAACTCATTTTATCCAAATCATTTCTTTGTGGAGCGCCACTGGCATCACACAATAGAAATCATCTTAATCCTCAAAGGAAGTTATGAATTTGAAATCAATCTGGAGCAATATATATTAAACGAAGGTGATATTGCTTTTTTAAATAGTGGGGATTTACATCAAATC
This Ruminococcus hominis DNA region includes the following protein-coding sequences:
- the trpC gene encoding indole-3-glycerol phosphate synthase TrpC, with the translated sequence MILDEIAAKTRERIEKRKQEIAPETIKAQAEKIAEKEKKQGGFTFPFEQALKKNGISFICEVKKASPSKGVIAEDFPYLAIAKEYEAAGASALSVLTEPYYFMGNDTYLKEIANQVQIPVLRKDFTVDEYMIYEAKVLGASAVLLICAILSDEELKRYAKIAQELGLSALVEAHTEEEVQRALNSKARIIGVNNRDLKTFTVDIHTSERLRRQVPQDIVYVSESGIKTPEDIRRLRENGTDAVLIGETFMRSEDKKTALRWLAGEVE
- the trpD gene encoding anthranilate phosphoribosyltransferase; translated protein: MIREAIMKLAKKENLTYDEAYTVMDEIMGGEASDVQKSAYLTALSMKGETIDEITASAAAMRAHCVKLLHNVDALEIVGTGGDGANSFNISTTSSIVVAAAGIPVAKHGNRAASSKCGAADVLEALGVKITIPPEKSAELLEKINICFLFAQNYHIAMKYVAPIRKELGIRTIFNILGPLANPAGANMQVMGVYEEALVEPLARVLENLGVKNALVVYGQDQLDEISSCAPTTVCEVKNGEFKTYVIKPEDFGFKSADKSELAGGTPEENAVITRNILNGEETGAKRRAVLMNAGAALYVAGKVQSIADGIKLAAELIDSKKALAKLEEFRKCSNEE
- a CDS encoding anthranilate synthase component II, which encodes MILLIDNYDSFSYNLYQLIGSENPDIKVIRNDEKTIEEIREMSPDYIVLSPGPGKPKDAGCCIDVVKTFAGEIPILGVCLGHQAICEAFGATVSYAKELMHGKTSLTKIDTKSKIFQDIPQQIPVARYHSLAAKKETLPDELLITAQTRDGEVMAVEHKRYPVYGLQFHPESILTPDGKQMIHNFLKK
- the trpE gene encoding anthranilate synthase component I encodes the protein MNTYPDLQTIKQYAQTGKYRTIPVSIEMYSDMYTPIGVLRVLKKVSDHCYMFESAEDAKQWGRYSFLGFEPTMEISCRNGQIRIKNKTVTEAQANHPGKYIREVIEKHKAPQIEGLPTFTGGLIGYFSYDYIKYVEPTLNLDAQDDAHFRDMDLMLFDQVIAFDHLQQKIILIVNMPLTEEDGNVKSKEALDMAYEEAKQRLVKIKELIEAHDYAPHVPLKLKSEFTPRFSKEKYCEMVEKAKRYIYEGDIFQVVLANRLKAKIEGSILDVYRVLRTTNPSPYMFYFSSNDIEIAGASPETLAKLEGGTLHTFPLAGTRKRGNTYEEDQELEKELLADEKELAEHNMLVDLGRNDIGKISQIGTVEVEKYMQIERFSHVMHIGSTVKGQIREDKDFGDTIDAILPAGTLSGAPKIRACEIINELEDCKRGIYGGAVGYIDFTGNVDTCIAIRMAYAKENVVYVCSGAGIVADSIPENEYQECINKAKAVTKAIEQAGKGMEA
- a CDS encoding glycoside hydrolase family 31 protein — protein: MKRYEYGNPFDTEAIVEKVDATKGNPKYGTISQKEGFVFTYIMDEDDIVYGLGEANRGINKRGYCYISDCSDDPEHTEDKRSLYAAHNFIIVSGKQTFGMFFDYPSTLTFDIGYTRMDTMKVSCENADLNLYVFEGENAYDIVKQFRKAIGRSYIPPKFAFGFGQSRWGYETKEDFCEVAAKYRENHIPLDMIYMDIDYMQDFKDFTLNEENFKDFPGFVQEMKDKNIRLIPIIDAGVKVEDGYSIYEEGVEKQYFCKREDGSDFVAAVWPGDTHFPDVLNADARKWFGDQYRFLTEQGIEGFWNDMNEPSIFYSKEGLAEAKEVARRFADDEEGKVNLWEVGGKLFGLANNHEDYRRFYHLVNGKKVRHDKVHNLFGYNMTRAAGEAFERIDPEKRFLMFSRSSYVGMHRYGGIWTGDNKSWWSHILLNLKMMPSLNMCGFLYTGADLGGFGADTTRDLLLRHLALGVFTPLMRDHAAKGTREQECYQFEQIEDFQHVIGVRYRLIPYLYSEYMKAALNDDMYFKPLAFEYPKDKRAVRVEDQLMLGNEIMIAPVYEQNARGRYVYLPETMKFVKFLPDGTILEEILEKGNHYVEVALNEVPLFIRSGKCIPLAETAESVAELDTENLKMIGFEGAQYTLYEDDGIHKDYGNVENYRKLTM